From the Callithrix jacchus isolate 240 chromosome 22, calJac240_pri, whole genome shotgun sequence genome, the window CCCCGTGTTCTATTCCAGCACACACCTGCTAAGTAGACGGAGACCCCGCAGCAGAAAAGGCCAAGGGCCACGTGTCTGAGGAGGCGGCAGTCGTAGAGAAACCAGTCAGACCTGGGATGGAGGGGAGCAGGAAGAAAAAGGGCTCAGGAAGTGGAGCTGATCGGGGGAGGTCAGtaaggagagggaggcagagctgCTTAAATGAGACAGGACCCAGCTTTCAGGGACCAAAAATCTAGAGTACCTAACTATCATCCTTCTACTTGCCCACACATTTACATTACTTATCCActctccatccatctgtccatccatccatccatccatccacccacccacccatttatccactcatttatccatccatccatttatccacgcattcatccatctgtctactcatccatccatccatccacccattcatccattcatctccccattcatccatccatccatccatccatccatcgatTCATCCATCAGCTCATCCAACCACCGgcgcatccatccatccatccatccatccacccacccacccatttatccacccattcatccgtctactcatccatccatccatccacccacccatccattcatatgctcatttgtccatccatccacttgTCCATCCATCAGCCCAGTCACTCGtctactcattcatccatccatccacttatcaGTTCATTCATGCATCAACTTATCCATCTCCATCCATCAgccccatccattcatccagccACACAATCATTTAGACACCCACCATCCACCCATTCAATATCTATCTATGCTCCACCCATCCCCCCTTCATCTTTCCAAGTCAGTGTCCACCATCCATTTTTCATCCATATTCATTGATTATGCAACCAGCACTCATATACAGTCTTCCATCCATTTAACTGTGCGCTAttaatccatctatccattcattccaACACCCTCCACTATCCTATCCATccctcacccacccatccactgaTCATCCATCTCCCATTCACTATCCATCCATCCtcatcccttccctccctccctccctttccttccttccttcctttcctccctccctccctccttccctcctttccttccttccttccctccttccctccttccttctttccaccaTCCATTCTCTTTCCCTTATAATCCAGCTATATACATGAGTCCACTCAAACACCCAACACTTGGGAAGCAGCTACTATGTGCAGATACTTGCTACACACCTGGCTTCCATTATTTTACAGACCACGGGCTTCTTtgagagatgaggaaacagtTTCACGTGCTATGATTGACAGTACAAACAGCGCCTCCAAGAGATGACGCTGACTGAGGAGGAGATGGTGACTCTGAGAGCTTCCATCCTCACTCGGCTCCCATCAGTATAATGAAAGTGGACGCCTTCCCGGTCTTCCTGCTGCCTTTCCTCCCGTCCCCTTTTCAGCACAGTGGCTAGAGGTGGTCATCATTCGAAACCTAAATCAGATCACCTTCCTCCTCACTCACAACCCTCCTTAGCAGGAGAAATCCCGAAGTCCTATcccatctctgttttcttttcttcctgactCTCATCACGatctgccattattattattattattattagacatgggtctcactatgttaccgaaactggagtgcagtggttatttCATAAGCATgctcatggctccctgcagccttgacctcctgggttcaaggaatcctgcctcagcctcccaagtatatgggactacaggcgtgaaccaccacacccagctaattacacttttttctttttcttttttagagacggagttttaatgttgttgcccaggctggagtgcaatggtgcgatctcggctcaccgaaatctccatccatctatccattcattccaACACCCTCCACTATCTTTTTCCCCCACcagggttcaaaagattctcttgcctcagccttctgagtggctggaattacaggcatgcaccactatgttcagctttttttttttttttcttttagtagagacagggtttctccatgttggtcagggtggtatTGAACTCCCGACTACAGGtggatccccctgcctcagcctcccaaagtgttgggattacaggcgtgagccactgtgcccggccattaattttttttctttttgtagagacaaggtattgctatattacccaggctggtctcaaattcctggcttcccagcactttgcgaggccacgGTGAGTggatcttttgaggtcaggagttcaagaccacctggccaacatgagttgggagaatcacttgaacctgggaggcagaggctgcagtgagccgatatagcaccactgcactccaggctgaagaaagaaagaaaaagagagagagagagagagagagagaacgaattcctggcctcaagtgatcctcctgcctctgcctcccaaagtgctgggaatgcaggcgtgagccaccacacctggcccttgtTATGTTTCCTTATTTTCTGTGACTCCATGAGAGCAGATCTGGGTCTACTTGTTCCCTGTTGTGTCTCTGACACCCTGAGCCAGACCCAGCCCCTGCAGGCAGGCACCCAACACACATTTGCTGACCCATGAGACCATGCATTTATTTCATTGTCCCTTGGGTGGAAGCTGTGTGGTCTGGATAAAATCTACCCCAGTGGTGGAAGTTCTCATCTGCTCAAATTCACAGAATTCTGGACCAGGCTTTGGGCTCCTCTCTCCCGGCATTCTGGAGGGAAACACTACCACGTGGGACAGCAGAGTCCTGGGCTCAAAGCGGGTTCCTCCTTCCACAACCACTGCCCCTGAGAGAGGCCCCTCAATGACCACATCCCTGAGTTCAGGTCCCTGAGAAAGGACCCCAATTCCAGGCCAGGACACCGGCTCTGGCTGGCTTTACCCAGAACCAAGTTCAAGTCCAGCACtctcccgcccccacccccctTTCAAGCCAGACGGCCTGGGAGCTCAGCCTCCCCTGTTTGAGATTCAGGCAAACTGATCCTGGGACcccctgtgagcctcagtttcctcatctgcaaaacgggGGACACAGCAGTGGTTGCACCTGCTgcaaaatttaacaaatatagaATGGAGGGAACgggggaggaaaaggggaaggcaGAGATGCATGGGGTGGCgggggagggaagtggggagggaagcTGTCCCCCCCAGCCTGAGGCCAAAAGAGGGGAAGAGGCTCATCCAggctcccccagcccccagccaagCCTCTAGGGCGGTGAGGCCGGTCCTCCTACCTCCTGGGGCCAGGCCCCCGCGCCAGCTCGGCACCCAGGTGGCCACAGAGCGCGGCGAGCAGCAGGCAGGTGAACGCCAGCACGAGCGCCAGCGCGGCCAGCGCGGCGGCCAGAGGCAGCAGCGCCCCGGCCGCGTCCTCGGGCAGCCCGGGGCCGGCGCCCAGCTCCTGGCGGAGCCCGTCGGCGCGCAGCCCCCGCAGCTCCGCGCGGCCCGCCTGGAGCTGGAACAGCAGCTGCGCGCTCAGCGCCGCCAGCACGGCCGCCGCGATGCCCAGCAGAGTCACCGCGGCCAGCACCCGGCCGCCGTACGAGCGGGCCATGGCGGGGGTTCCTGCGGGCCCGGGAACAGGTGAGGGATCCAAGTGGTTTTAGGGGGCAGGGGAGTTGGGGGGAGTCCGAGGGCCCCCAGGGGGTCCCCGAGGGGGCGGGGCCGCAGGGAATGTGTGAAAGTtcgggggctgggctgggggtcgCCAGACGGACGTGGGCTCCGGGGTGCTGGTCGCAGCGGGGACGCCGAGTGTCCGCGAAAACTTGGGACAAAgtcttttctcttccctcccgGGGCCCCGCGGGCGCCCCCTCTTGATCGGCTGGGCCTGGCGGGCGGGGCCTGGCTCGGGGCTCGGCGCGGGGGCGGGGCCCCACGAGGGGCTGGATCGTGGGAACTCCGTGGCTCTCTAAGTTCAGAAAGGGACACCACCCCGCCCCCTGCCGCCCTAAGTATCGATTTTATTGCTgttaaataaagaaagagaaaggggtccggggcggtggctcacgcctgtaatcccagcacttggggaggccgaggcggacggatgacttgaggtcaggagttcgagaccagcctggccaacctggtgaaaccccgtctctactgaaaaaacaaacaaaaaaaaagtcaaaaaaattatatgtatatagccagacgtggtggtgcacgcctgtaatcctagctacttgggagactgaggtgggaggattgattgcttgaacccagagatggaggttgcagtgagctgagattgcaccaccacacgctccagcctggctgacagagtgactCCGTCTAGAAAAGCGAGCGAGAGAGAAAgggctaggtgaggtggctcacacctgtaattccagcactttgggaggctgaggcaggaggatggcttgagcccaggagtttgagaccagcctgggcaacatagccagaccccatctctacaataaggcagttagcctggtgtggtggggcgcacctgtggacccagctactttcgaggctgagccaggaggatggcttgagcccaggaggtcgagtctgcagtgagctgagatcatgccactgcactccagcctgggcgacagagcaagcctATGTCTCagaatagaaataacaaaatcgAAAAATTCACTTTGTCACTTGATCCCAACCCAGGGACTCTGTCATTGGCCAGGATTTCCCCTCCACTTACCTCCTTCCCTCCAGGAGGCTAGGGAGAGTCCTGGTCCCCTTCCCCAACTGGTGTCCCAAATTATTCCCACAGCACTTTAaacaaatagagaaacaaaattaaccattttattcCGTGGCATTTAGAGTTGTACCACCATCACCTCTGTCTAGTCCTAGAACATTTTCATACCCCCAAAAGGAGACCCTGTCCCCATTAGTGGTCACTCCCCATCCCCCCTCCAttaatctacttcctgtctctgtggatttccccattctggatatttcatagcAACGGACTTGTACAAGAGGTGGCATTCTGCTTCTGGTTTCTCTCGGCATCATGCACTCAAGGTTCATCCAGGTTTTAGCATAAATCAgtgcctcattcctttttacagctgcGTAATATTCCACAGTGTGTCTGGAACACATTGTGCCCATCCGTTCATCCATTGATGGGTATTTCGGTTGCTGCTTCCTTTTGATGAAGGTGAGTAATGCTGCTATCAACATTTGTGCAGAGGTATCTTCTTGAGTCACTGCCGTTCATTCTTGTGGGGAATGGACTCCTAGGAGTGGAGTTGCTGAGTCACGTGATTACTCGAATTTAACTATTTGTGAAACCCTCAaacttttccacagcagctgcagccatTTTCCATTTCCACTAACAATGtctgaggttttaaaaaataattttctctgcatcctccaaAACACCTGTTTCCTCCtgcccttcttcttttttttttttttttttttttttggtcagggccttgctctgtcaccagggctggattgcgaattgcagtggtgtgatcatagctcattacagccttgacctcctcgactcaagtgatcttcctgcctcagcctccaaagcagctgggactacaggcaagcatcaccatgcctggctaaaattattattttttttttgagaaggagtctcactctgttgctaggctggagtgcagtggcctgatgttggctcactgcaacctccatctcccgggttcaagcaatttcactgcctctgccttcccggtAAccaagactacaggcacgtgccactgcgcccggttaattttttgtattttagtagagacggggtttcaccgtgttggccaggatggtctcgatcttctgaccttgtgatctgcccgcctcaacctcccaaagtgctgggattacaggagtgagccaccacgcccagctgtgcctggctaatttttaagcattttttctttcttttttttttttttagagatggggtcttgctatgttggtctggtctcaaactctttatacccaagtgattctctcacctcagcctcccacagtgctgggattacaggagtgagccacacaTTCAGCCTCCTCCCTcgtaatggcctttttttttttttgaggcagaatctcactgttgcccaggctggagtgcagtggtgagatctcagctcactgcaacctccccctcctgggttcaagcgattctttccccagtctctggagtagctgggattacaggtgcccatcacctaactcagctaatttttgtatttttaatgggcttcaccatgttggccaggctggtctcaaactcctgaccaaaagtgatcctcctgtcccggcctctgaaagtgctggaattacaggtgtgagccaccacacccagccagttaaaaaaattttttttgtagagatgggttcttgctatgttggtcTCAactcaaacttcttttttttttttttttttttttttgagacggagtttcgctcttgttacccaggctggagtgcaatggcgcgatctcggctcaccgcaacctccgcctcctgggttcaggcaattctcctgcctcagcctcccgagtagctggaattacaggcacgcgccaccgtgcccagctaattttttgtatttttggtagagacggggtttcaccatgttgaccaggatggtctcgatctcttgacctcgtgatccacccgcctcggcctcccaaagtgctgggattacaggcttgagccaccgcgcccggcctaactcAAACTTCTTAtgcccaagcgatcctctcacctcagcctcccaaagtgctgggggttacaggggtgagcgacctcacccagcctcctcctccctgaTAACTGTCATTCTGGTGTTTATAAAAtaatagctcattgtggtttttatttgcatttccctaataactaacAGTATTGAGCGTCTTTTCATGAGCTTTTTGGCAGTTcacatatcttctttggagaaatgtcaattaaagtcctttctccatttaaatttaattaatttttcatagagttggggtcttactatgtcatCCAAGCTAATCTGGAACTCttaagctcaagggatccaccctcctggaccttccaaagtgctgggattacaagcatgagctactgtgcctggcctggcataatttttttcaggtttgaAATTTTGGGGTCCCTTGAGAAGAGTTTGTGGGCCCTGTGCCCTCAGCCTTGTAGGTAAAATGGCCCTAAGGAAGAGTATGGGGTGACCCTTCACTTCCGGGTGGCCTGCtttgctgtgtggctttggacacatcccttaacctctctgggcctcctcaTCTATAGGAGGAACCTGTTCCTTCtttcagttcattcattcatcattcattcattcatcaggcGTCAGTCCAACCTTCACTCTTTCATCATCACCAGTGTTAGGGTGAGTTTTCCACGTTTTTCAGGTAAGGAAAAGTCCCAAGTTGAGGGGCTCAACAATTCATTAGGATCAGGGCTCCAGTTTTGCTCTGGGTGGTGGGAATACAGCGCTGTATGATGCTTTCATACAACAAACACCAGTGGAGAGCCCGTCTGTGTGCTGGGCTCTGAGGACCGAGGGGTGACCAAGACAGGCCCAGCTCTCCCTTCTGGTGCTCACAGCCTGGTGAGGGAGGTGGAAACACACATGAAACCCCACCATAAGGGGACAATTATCTAAAATGGCCAAAATTAATTACAGTGCTGTCTTAGGTTTTGCCATTATTTGTTGGGGGAACACAGATACCAAGGGCTGGTCCTGCTGTTTGTATGTGGGATGACTCTCTGGTTTGGGGGTGTCTTGGAAAAGTTAACCCTGCAACAGGCTCCAAGGTGAGCTATCTACCTTGGCCTTTTGCTAAGTGCCCTTCTCATTGCAGCTCAGacaggcagggagtggggaggcggagaggggaggagaaggcTTGGAGAATTCCAGCATACAGTCCAAGTCACACAGCCGGACAGGGATAGAGAGTGGACTCCCTCAACCTCACTGCCCAGAAGGGACAGTTGGTTACTGCATGTTGGCTGGAATAATAGTAACAATGTTGACAGGTTATATGGCCCGTGATTTGTTGGAAAAGGGTAacctggtatgagatggtatgaGATATAGAtaatttaagtgatttttttttcttttttcttttttaagagacagggtttcaccatcctggccaggctggtctcaaactcctgaccttgtgatccacccacctcagtctcccaaagtgctgggattacaggcgtgagccactgtgccctgcctcgacgctttcttttttttgagacagtgtctctgtcgcccaggctgaagtgcagggacgcaatcttggctcattgaaacctctccctcctgggttctagcgattctcgtgcttcagcctcctgagtagctgggactacaggcacgtgccaccacgcctggctaatttttttttaatttttttttattttttagtagaaacagggttttgtcacattggccaggctggtcttgaactgctgacctcgagtgatctgattgcctcagcctcccaaagtgctggggttacaggcgtgaggcaccacacccagcctcaatgCACGCATTTCACAGATGCGCCTAGTGAAGTCCAGAGAGGGCTGTTGGAAGCATCAGAGGCTGCACAAAACATCAGGCAGCACCAGGGCCCTGAGCCTCCATTTTCCAACCTGGAGGTTGGGAATGGAGGTGAGCAGGAAAAGAGGCGGTTGTTCCCtattcaggcccctctgcttcccaggccccCAGCCTCTTTCCTCCAGTCAGTCAGGCAGATTCCCGCGCACCGTAGTTATGTTTGCTAGTTTCCATGGACACGCGTGGCCTCCTAGGAAACCCTTTCCGGAGACTGGGCACGAGAGGAGGGGTTTGCATTCATTTGCATGTTAGGCCACGCCCAGAAGGTGTGCCATCTCATTCTGACGCTAGGGGGCGCCAGAGGCCAAACCCAGCAGTTCCTCTGCCTAGCGAGCACCTGCTCCGCCTTCTCCGCTGACCTGCCTGGGAGGACCTGGCTTTAAGGTTTAGATAAGGGAAGTGATCTCACAGTCAGAAAGCGAGGAGATAGTTTTAGATTGGAGTT encodes:
- the TMEM221 gene encoding transmembrane protein 221 isoform X2, with the translated sequence MARSYGGRVLAAVTLLGIAAAVLAALSAQLLFQLQAGRAELRGLRADGLRQELGAGPGLPEDAAGALLPLAAALAALALVLAFTCLLLAALCGHLGAELARGPGPRRSDWFLYDCRLLRHVALGLFCCGVSVYLAALSIYALLLFEIETGAAAASILSSGALVLVAMLTHTLLRAARATRRGLHELSPPSFEDDLTRPAEVSKASPRAQPQQDEETEAPREAVTHQGAHGQD